In the Aythya fuligula isolate bAytFul2 chromosome 8, bAytFul2.pri, whole genome shotgun sequence genome, one interval contains:
- the MED8 gene encoding mediator of RNA polymerase II transcription subunit 8, which produces MQREEKQLELTLEALISQVADLKNSLVSFIYKLENEYDRLTWPSVLDSFALLSGQLNTLNKVLKHEKTPLLRNQVIIPLVLSPDRDEEIMRQTEGRVPVFSHEVVPDHLRTKPDPEVEEQEKQLITDAARISPDVAQKQIQSLNKMCSNLLEKISKEERESESGGLRQNKQTFNPADTNALVAAVAFGKGLSNRRPPGSGGSVQSGQPGAGAIIAGASGMQQVPMSGAPAQQQPMLAGVQMAQAGQPGKMPSGIKTNIKSASMHPYQR; this is translated from the exons ATGCAG agagaagagaagcagctggagctgaCCCTGGAGGCGCTCATCAGCCAGGTGGCTGACCTGAAGAACTCACTGGTCAGCTTTATCTACAAGCTGGAGAATGAGTACGACCGGCTCACGTG GCCTTCCGTTCTGGACAGCTTCGCATTGCTCTCTGGACAGCTGAACACTTTAAATAAAGTGCTGAAGCATGAGAAGACCCCACTGTTGCGAAACCAGGTTATCATCCCCTTAGTGCTGTCTCCAGACCGCGATGAGGAGATCATG CGGCAGACGGAGGGGCGCGTGCCCGTGTTCAGCCATGAGGTAGTGCCTGACCATCTTCGAACAAAGCCTGACCCCGAGGTGGAGGAGCAGGAAAAGCAACTGATCACAGATGCAGCTCGAATTAGCCCCGATGTGGCACAG AAACAGATCCAAAGTCTGAATAAAATGTGCTCAAATCTGCTGGAGAAAATCAGCAAGGAGGAGCGGGAATCTGAAAGTGGAG GATTACGGCAGAACAAGCAGACTTTCAACCCTGCAGATACCAATGCCCTGGTAGCAGCTGTGGCCTTTGGGAAAGGATTGTCAAACCGGCGCCCCCCTGGCTCTGGGGGATCTGTCCAGTCAGGGCAACCAGGAGCTGGTGCCATCATTGCAGGGGCTTCAGGCATGCAGCAGGTACCAATGTCAGGTGcaccagctcagcagcagccaatGCTGGCAGGAGTGCAGATGGCACAAGCAGGACAGCCAG gaaAGATGCCAAGtggcataaaaacaaacatcaaatcTGCCTCAATGCATCCGTATCAGAGATGA